The following coding sequences lie in one Lelliottia jeotgali genomic window:
- a CDS encoding Molybdopterin biosynthesis protein MoeB produces MAVELNDQEMLRYNRQIVLRGFDFDGQEALKAANVLVVGLGGLGCAAAQYLAAAGVGSMTLLDFDTVSVSNLQRQTLHSDATIGEPKVVSARDALARINPNVQFTLIDAMLDDAALSAQIAQHHIVLDCTDNVTVRNQLNAGCFAHKTPLISGAAIRMEGQISVFTYADGEPCYRCLSRLFGENALTCVEAGVMAPLVGVIGSLQAMEAIKVLAHYGTPAAGKIVMYDAMTCQFREMKLMRNSGCDVCHS; encoded by the coding sequence ATGGCGGTGGAGTTGAACGACCAGGAGATGCTGCGCTATAACCGCCAGATCGTCCTGCGCGGATTTGATTTCGACGGGCAAGAGGCGCTGAAAGCGGCAAACGTGCTGGTCGTCGGACTGGGTGGTTTAGGCTGCGCCGCTGCGCAATACCTGGCGGCGGCGGGCGTCGGCAGTATGACCTTGCTGGATTTTGATACCGTGTCGGTGTCGAATTTACAGCGCCAGACGCTGCACAGCGATGCGACTATTGGCGAACCGAAAGTGGTTTCGGCGCGCGACGCACTGGCGAGAATCAACCCGAACGTTCAGTTTACCCTTATCGATGCAATGCTCGACGATGCGGCGCTGTCCGCACAAATCGCGCAGCACCATATCGTGCTCGACTGTACCGACAATGTGACCGTGCGTAATCAGCTCAACGCGGGCTGTTTTGCCCATAAAACGCCGCTGATTTCCGGGGCGGCGATTCGTATGGAAGGACAGATCAGCGTCTTTACCTACGCGGATGGCGAACCGTGCTATCGCTGTCTGAGCCGACTGTTTGGCGAGAATGCCCTCACCTGCGTGGAAGCGGGCGTGATGGCGCCGCTGGTCGGGGTGATCGGTTCATTGCAGGCGATGGAAGCGATTAAAGTGCTGGCGCATTACGGCACACCGGCCGCCGGGAAAATCGTGATGTACGACGCGATGACCTGTCAGTTTCGTGAGATGAAGTTGATGCGCAATTCGGGGTGCGATGTCTGTCACTCATAA
- a CDS encoding biofilm regulator BssR → MSVDRLKRDLLNKLINARIDLAAYLQLRMAKGYMSVSESDHLRDNCFELCDYMREKAPILRDHYDADEQLVLQRAADALSKAAVCLMTGHHDCPTFVAVSAEKLEHCLTTLTLCIMCLKEHAALHQH, encoded by the coding sequence ATGTCCGTTGACAGACTGAAACGCGATCTTCTGAACAAGCTGATCAATGCCCGAATTGACCTTGCGGCATACCTACAGTTAAGGATGGCAAAAGGGTACATGTCAGTCAGCGAAAGCGACCATCTGCGTGATAATTGTTTTGAACTGTGTGACTACATGCGTGAGAAAGCGCCGATCCTGCGGGATCATTACGACGCTGATGAACAGCTTGTCCTGCAACGCGCGGCTGACGCGTTGTCCAAAGCTGCCGTATGCCTGATGACCGGACACCATGATTGTCCAACGTTTGTCGCCGTCAGCGCAGAGAAACTCGAACACTGCCTGACGACACTGACTCTCTGCATTATGTGCCTGAAAGAGCATGCCGCGCTCCATCAGCACTAA
- a CDS encoding Dipeptide transport system permease protein DppC, whose product MRLFNWRRQAILKAMPGLKPDHIRTPWLEFWRRFRRQPVAMTAGLFVLLLIVVAILAPWITPFDAENYFDYDRLNDGPSMMHWFGVDSLGRDIFSRVLVGAQISLAAGVFAVLIGAAIGTVLGLLAGFYEGWWDRIIMRICDVLFAFPGILLAIAVVAIMGSGMANVIIAVAVFSIPAFARLVRGNTLVLKQQTFIESARSIGASDATILFNHILPGTVSSIVVYFTMRIGVSIISAASLSFLGLGAQPPTPEWGAMLNEARADMVIAPHVAIFPSLAIFFTVLAFNLLGDGLRDALDPKIKG is encoded by the coding sequence ATGCGATTGTTTAACTGGCGTCGTCAGGCCATTCTGAAGGCCATGCCGGGGTTAAAACCGGACCATATCCGCACGCCGTGGCTGGAGTTCTGGCGTCGATTTCGCCGTCAGCCGGTGGCGATGACTGCCGGATTGTTTGTTCTGCTGCTGATCGTGGTGGCGATTCTGGCCCCCTGGATCACGCCGTTCGATGCCGAAAATTACTTCGACTACGATCGGCTGAATGACGGTCCGTCGATGATGCACTGGTTTGGCGTGGATTCCCTGGGGCGCGATATCTTTAGCCGGGTACTGGTGGGGGCGCAAATCTCGCTGGCGGCGGGGGTTTTCGCGGTGCTGATCGGTGCGGCCATCGGTACGGTATTGGGATTGCTGGCCGGTTTCTACGAAGGCTGGTGGGACCGCATTATCATGCGCATCTGCGACGTGCTGTTTGCCTTCCCCGGTATTCTGCTGGCGATTGCGGTGGTGGCGATCATGGGCAGCGGCATGGCGAACGTAATCATCGCCGTGGCGGTGTTTTCCATTCCGGCGTTTGCCCGCCTGGTGCGCGGCAATACGCTGGTGCTGAAACAGCAGACCTTTATCGAGTCGGCGCGCAGTATCGGTGCCAGCGATGCGACCATCCTGTTCAACCATATCCTGCCCGGCACGGTCTCCTCGATTGTGGTCTATTTCACCATGCGTATCGGCGTGTCGATCATCTCGGCGGCGAGCCTGTCGTTTCTGGGATTAGGCGCGCAGCCACCCACGCCGGAGTGGGGCGCGATGCTCAACGAAGCGCGCGCCGATATGGTGATTGCGCCGCACGTGGCGATCTTCCCGAGCCTGGCGATCTTCTTCACGGTGCTGGCATTTAACCTGTTGGGTGACGGCTTGCGCGACGCGCTGGATCCGAAGATTAAGGGGTAG
- a CDS encoding Pyruvate formate-lyase activating enzyme — protein MIFNIQRYSTHDGPGIRTVVFLKGCSLGCRWCQNPESRSRTRDVLFDARLCLEGCDLCQQAVPGIIDRALNGLIIHREKLNESHLDALTDCCPTQALTVCGEEKQVADIMATVLRDKPFYDRSGGGITLSGGEPFMSPELAHSLFKASHEQGIHTAVETCLHVPWSYIEPSLPYVDLFLADLKHVDAEVFKQWTDGSAKRILENLKRLAAAGKQLTIRVPLIQSFNADEASIKAITRFAADELNVRDIHFLPYHTLGMNKYTLLGLPYSAPDKPLDNPELLDFAQQFAAQNGLTATLRG, from the coding sequence ATGATCTTCAATATTCAGCGTTACTCCACCCACGACGGCCCAGGTATTCGTACCGTGGTGTTCCTGAAGGGCTGCTCTCTCGGCTGCCGCTGGTGCCAGAACCCGGAAAGCCGCTCCCGCACGCGAGATGTGCTGTTTGATGCGCGTCTGTGCCTCGAAGGCTGCGACCTGTGCCAACAGGCGGTTCCGGGAATTATCGACCGTGCGCTGAACGGACTGATCATCCATCGCGAAAAACTCAACGAAAGCCATCTCGACGCCCTCACCGACTGCTGCCCGACCCAGGCGCTGACGGTCTGCGGCGAGGAAAAACAGGTGGCCGACATTATGGCGACTGTCCTGCGCGACAAACCCTTTTACGATCGCAGCGGCGGTGGCATCACGCTCTCCGGAGGCGAACCCTTTATGAGTCCGGAGCTTGCCCATTCGCTGTTTAAAGCCAGCCACGAACAGGGCATTCACACCGCGGTTGAAACCTGCCTGCACGTGCCGTGGAGTTATATCGAACCCTCTTTGCCGTATGTTGATCTGTTCCTCGCCGACCTGAAACACGTCGATGCCGAGGTGTTTAAACAGTGGACCGACGGCTCGGCAAAACGCATCCTGGAAAATTTAAAACGCCTGGCCGCCGCCGGAAAACAGCTGACCATCCGCGTGCCGCTGATTCAGAGTTTTAACGCCGACGAAGCTTCGATTAAAGCCATCACCCGTTTCGCCGCCGACGAACTCAACGTCCGCGATATCCACTTTTTGCCGTACCACACCCTTGGCATGAACAAATACACCCTGCTCGGCCTTCCCTACTCTGCCCCTGACAAACCGCTCGATAACCCTGAGTTACTGGATTTTGCCCAACAGTTTGCGGCCCAGAATGGGTTGACTGCGACCTTACGAGGATAA
- a CDS encoding Isoaspartyl aminopeptidase, which translates to MGNAVIAIHGGAGAITRAKLSPEQEIRYVDALSAIVETGQRMLEAGESALDVVTEAVRLLEECPLFNAGIGSVFTRDETHELDACVMDGNTLKAGAVAGVSHLRNPILAARMVMEQSPHVLMMGAGAEQFAAQHGMALVPGDTFSTPERYQQLLEARDAGITQLDHAAPLDESTKMGTVGAVALDKEGNLAAATSTGGMTNKLPGRVGDSPLPGAGCYANNASVAVSCTGTGEVFIRTLAAYDIAALMDYGNLSLAEACERVVMEKLPALGGSGGLIAVDREGNIALPFNSEGMYRAWGYAGDAPSTGIYRE; encoded by the coding sequence ATGGGTAATGCGGTGATCGCAATTCACGGCGGCGCGGGGGCGATTACCCGAGCAAAGCTGAGTCCGGAGCAGGAAATTCGCTATGTTGATGCGCTGTCTGCGATTGTGGAAACGGGCCAACGGATGCTGGAGGCGGGCGAAAGCGCGCTGGATGTCGTCACTGAGGCGGTGCGTTTGCTGGAAGAGTGCCCGCTGTTTAACGCGGGCATTGGTTCGGTATTTACCCGCGACGAAACTCACGAGCTGGACGCCTGTGTGATGGATGGAAACACCCTGAAAGCGGGCGCGGTGGCGGGTGTTAGTCATCTGCGCAATCCGATTCTGGCAGCGCGTATGGTGATGGAGCAAAGCCCGCACGTCCTGATGATGGGCGCAGGGGCGGAGCAATTCGCAGCACAACACGGCATGGCGCTGGTGCCTGGCGATACCTTCTCGACGCCCGAGCGTTATCAGCAACTACTGGAAGCGCGCGACGCCGGGATAACCCAACTCGATCACGCGGCACCGCTGGATGAGAGCACCAAAATGGGCACCGTCGGTGCGGTGGCGCTGGATAAAGAGGGCAACCTCGCGGCAGCCACGTCGACCGGCGGTATGACTAACAAATTGCCTGGCCGGGTAGGGGACAGCCCTCTGCCGGGCGCGGGATGCTATGCCAATAACGCCAGCGTGGCGGTCTCCTGCACCGGCACCGGCGAAGTCTTTATTCGCACGCTGGCGGCGTATGACATCGCCGCGTTAATGGATTACGGTAATTTAAGCCTCGCAGAGGCCTGCGAGCGCGTGGTGATGGAAAAACTGCCTGCTCTCGGCGGCAGCGGTGGGCTGATTGCCGTCGATCGCGAAGGCAACATCGCGTTGCCGTTTAACAGTGAAGGGATGTATCGCGCGTGGGGTTACGCGGGTGATGCGCCATCAACGGGAATTTATCGTGAATAA
- a CDS encoding Oligopeptide transport system permease protein OppB yields MLNYVFKRLLGLIPTLLIVAVLVFLFVHMLPGDPARLIAGPEADSTVIEMVRKQLGLDRPLYVQFWHYITNVLQGDFGTSMVSRRPVSEEIASRFMPTFWLTIASMCWAMIFGLAAGIIAAVWRNRWPDKLGMALAVTGISFPAFALGMLLMQIFSVELGWLPTVGADTWKHYILPSLTLGAAVAAVMARFTRASFVDVLSEDYMRTARAKGVSEKWVILKHGLRNSMIPVVTMMGLQFGFLLGGSIVVEKVFNWPGLGRLLVDSVDMRDYPVIQAEVLLFSLEFILINLVVDVLYAAINPAIRYK; encoded by the coding sequence ATGCTGAATTATGTTTTTAAACGCCTGCTGGGCTTAATCCCCACGCTGCTGATTGTGGCGGTGCTGGTGTTTTTGTTTGTCCATATGCTGCCAGGCGATCCGGCTCGACTTATCGCCGGGCCGGAAGCGGATTCGACGGTGATCGAGATGGTGCGCAAGCAGCTGGGTCTCGACAGGCCGCTGTATGTGCAGTTCTGGCATTACATCACTAACGTGTTGCAGGGCGATTTTGGTACGTCGATGGTGTCGCGCCGTCCGGTCTCCGAGGAGATAGCCAGCCGCTTTATGCCGACCTTCTGGCTGACGATTGCTAGTATGTGCTGGGCGATGATCTTCGGTCTGGCGGCAGGGATTATCGCTGCCGTCTGGCGCAATCGCTGGCCGGATAAGCTCGGCATGGCGCTGGCCGTCACCGGGATTTCGTTCCCGGCGTTTGCGCTGGGGATGCTGCTGATGCAAATCTTCTCCGTCGAACTAGGCTGGCTGCCGACAGTCGGCGCAGATACCTGGAAGCACTATATTCTGCCGTCGCTGACCTTAGGCGCGGCGGTGGCTGCGGTGATGGCCCGCTTTACCCGCGCCTCGTTCGTGGATGTGCTGAGTGAAGACTACATGCGCACCGCGCGAGCCAAAGGGGTGAGCGAAAAATGGGTGATCCTCAAGCACGGCCTGCGCAACTCGATGATTCCGGTGGTCACAATGATGGGCCTGCAATTTGGCTTTTTGCTCGGCGGCTCGATTGTGGTGGAGAAGGTCTTTAACTGGCCGGGGCTGGGTCGTCTGCTGGTCGATTCAGTCGACATGCGCGACTATCCGGTGATTCAGGCGGAAGTGCTGCTGTTTTCACTGGAGTTTATTCTTATCAACTTAGTGGTGGATGTGCTCTACGCCGCCATTAACCCGGCTATCAGGTACAAGTAA
- a CDS encoding Transaldolase, whose product MEFYLDTSDVAAVKKLARIFPLAGVTTNPSIVAAGKKPLDVLLPELHDALGGNGRLFAQVMATTAEGMVEDARKLRAIINDLVVKVPVTAEGLAAIKMLKAEGIPTLGTAVYSAAQGMLSALAGADYVAPYVNRLDAQGGDGIQTVVELQQLLTLHAPHAKVLAASFKTPRQALDCMLAGCESITLPLDVAQQFITSPAVDAAVVKFEQDWQSAFGRTSI is encoded by the coding sequence ATGGAATTCTATCTCGACACATCTGACGTAGCCGCAGTCAAAAAACTGGCACGCATTTTCCCGTTAGCGGGCGTAACGACCAACCCAAGCATTGTCGCCGCCGGTAAAAAACCGCTGGACGTGTTGTTGCCAGAGCTGCACGACGCGCTTGGCGGAAATGGGCGTCTGTTCGCGCAGGTAATGGCGACCACCGCAGAAGGCATGGTGGAAGACGCCCGTAAGCTTCGCGCCATCATTAACGATCTGGTGGTGAAAGTGCCGGTCACGGCAGAAGGGCTTGCGGCGATCAAAATGCTGAAAGCGGAAGGCATTCCAACGCTCGGGACGGCGGTGTACAGCGCGGCGCAGGGGATGTTGTCGGCGTTAGCGGGTGCAGATTATGTCGCTCCGTACGTGAATCGCCTGGACGCGCAGGGTGGAGATGGAATTCAGACCGTGGTGGAACTTCAGCAGCTGTTAACGCTGCACGCCCCGCACGCCAAAGTGCTGGCCGCGAGCTTCAAGACCCCGCGTCAGGCGCTGGACTGTATGCTGGCGGGTTGCGAGTCGATCACCTTGCCGCTGGACGTGGCGCAGCAGTTTATTACTTCTCCAGCGGTCGATGCGGCGGTGGTCAAGTTTGAGCAGGACTGGCAGAGTGCGTTTGGTCGTACGTCGATTTGA
- a CDS encoding Dipeptide transport ATP-binding protein DppD in protein degradation cluster produces MPHSNSLDSREVLAVHNLNIAFQEERRPVPAVKQLSFSLKRGETLAIVGESGSGKSVTALSLMRLLEQAGGIIECDSLLLRRRNQQVIDLTELSQSQMQSVRGADMAMIFQEPMTSLNPVFPVGEQIAESIRLHQGLNREQALAEAKRMLELVRIPEAQTILGRYPHQLSGGMRQRVMIAMALSCRPAVLIADEPTTALDVTIQAQILQLIKVLQQEMDMGVIFITHDMGVVADIADRVLVMYQGEAVDTGSVEQIFHAPEHPYTKALLAAVPRLGAMNGSDLPRRFPLISPTVAQSEETEQDTVVPGEPILKVRDLVTRFPLRGGLLNRVKREVHAVENVSFNLWPGETLALVGESGCGKSTTGRALLRLVESQEGSITFNGERIDTLPASKLQPLRRDIQFIFQDPYASLDPRQTVGYSIMEPLRVHGLLKGEEGQRRVAWLLERVGLKPEHAWRYPHEFSGGQRQRICIARALALNPKVVIADESVSALDVSIRAQIINLLLDLQRELGIAFLFISHDMAVVERISHRVAVMYMGQIVEIGPRRAVFENPQHPYTRKLMAAVPVADPAHRHGQRVLLQDEMPGNIRKRGEATERVVLREVGPGHFVAPPHQNNAFSRL; encoded by the coding sequence GTGCCGCACAGTAACAGTCTGGATAGCCGGGAAGTTCTGGCCGTCCACAACCTGAATATTGCGTTTCAGGAAGAGCGGCGGCCTGTCCCGGCGGTAAAACAGCTTTCGTTCTCCCTTAAGCGAGGCGAGACGCTGGCAATTGTCGGTGAATCCGGTTCCGGTAAATCCGTCACGGCCCTCTCATTAATGCGTTTGCTGGAACAGGCGGGCGGGATTATCGAGTGCGACAGTCTGCTGCTGCGTCGTCGCAATCAGCAGGTTATCGATCTGACCGAACTCAGCCAGTCGCAAATGCAGAGTGTGCGCGGCGCGGACATGGCAATGATTTTCCAGGAACCGATGACCTCGCTGAACCCGGTATTTCCGGTGGGCGAACAAATTGCCGAGTCGATTCGATTGCATCAGGGACTCAACCGCGAGCAGGCGCTGGCGGAAGCCAAACGCATGCTGGAACTGGTGCGTATTCCTGAAGCGCAAACCATCCTCGGGCGTTATCCGCATCAGCTTTCCGGCGGGATGCGCCAACGAGTGATGATCGCGATGGCGCTGTCGTGCCGTCCGGCGGTGCTGATTGCCGATGAACCGACTACCGCGCTGGATGTGACCATTCAGGCGCAGATCCTCCAGCTCATCAAAGTGCTGCAACAAGAGATGGATATGGGGGTGATTTTTATCACCCACGATATGGGCGTGGTGGCGGATATTGCCGACCGGGTGCTGGTGATGTACCAGGGCGAAGCCGTCGACACCGGCAGCGTGGAACAGATTTTTCATGCGCCGGAACATCCTTACACCAAAGCGCTGTTGGCGGCGGTGCCGCGACTGGGCGCGATGAACGGCAGCGATTTACCGCGCCGCTTCCCGCTGATTTCGCCTACCGTGGCGCAAAGTGAGGAAACCGAACAGGACACAGTGGTACCGGGCGAGCCGATTCTTAAGGTGCGCGATCTGGTGACCCGTTTCCCGCTGCGCGGCGGACTGCTGAACCGCGTGAAGCGCGAAGTGCACGCCGTCGAAAACGTCAGCTTTAATCTCTGGCCGGGCGAAACGCTGGCGCTGGTGGGCGAGTCCGGCTGTGGGAAATCCACCACTGGACGGGCATTGCTGAGGCTGGTGGAGTCGCAGGAAGGCAGCATTACCTTTAACGGTGAGCGCATCGACACCTTGCCCGCCAGTAAATTGCAGCCGCTGCGTCGTGACATTCAGTTTATTTTCCAGGACCCGTATGCGTCTCTCGATCCGCGCCAGACGGTCGGTTACTCGATCATGGAGCCGCTGCGGGTGCATGGCCTGCTGAAAGGTGAAGAGGGACAGCGTCGCGTCGCCTGGTTACTGGAACGAGTGGGATTAAAGCCGGAACATGCCTGGCGTTATCCGCACGAATTTTCCGGCGGGCAGCGTCAGCGCATCTGCATTGCCCGCGCGCTGGCTCTCAATCCGAAAGTGGTGATTGCCGACGAATCCGTCTCGGCGCTGGATGTCTCTATTCGCGCGCAAATCATCAATTTGCTACTCGATCTCCAGCGCGAGCTGGGTATCGCGTTCTTATTTATCTCGCACGATATGGCGGTGGTGGAGCGCATCAGTCATCGCGTGGCGGTGATGTACATGGGGCAAATCGTCGAGATTGGCCCACGCCGCGCGGTGTTTGAAAACCCGCAGCATCCGTACACCCGCAAGCTGATGGCCGCCGTTCCGGTGGCCGATCCCGCGCACCGCCACGGTCAGCGCGTGCTGTTGCAGGATGAAATGCCCGGCAATATTCGTAAACGCGGCGAGGCGACCGAACGTGTGGTTCTGCGCGAAGTTGGCCCCGGACATTTTGTGGCTCCGCCGCATCAAAATAATGCATTTTCACGCTTATAG
- a CDS encoding Dipeptide-binding ABC transporter, periplasmic substrate-binding component → MTKFVARSWLLAASVTAALATAPAFAAKDVVVAVASNFTTLDPYDANDTLSQAVAKSFYQGLFGLDKEMKLKNVLAESYTVSDDGLVYTIKLRSGVKFQDGTDFNAEAVKVNLDRASDKENSLKRYNLYKNIASTEAVDPTTVKITLKEPFSAFINILAHPATAMISPDALKKYGKEIGFHPVGTGPYELVTWNQTDFVKVKKFAGYWQKGLPKLDSITWRPVVDNNSRAAMLQTGEAQFAFPIPYEQAAILEKNSKLELVASPSIMQRYISMNVTQKPFDNPKVREAINYAINRQALVKVAFAGYATPATGIVPPSIAYAQTYKPWPYDPAKARELLKEAGFPNGFSTTLWSSHNHSTAQKVLQFTQQQLAQVGIKAQLTAMDAGQRAAEVEGKGQNESGVRMFYTGWTASTGEADWALSPLFASQNWPPTLFNTAFYSNPQVDKDLTDALKTTKTDEKERLYKDAQDTLWKESPWVPLVVEKLVSAHNKALTGFYIMPDTGFSFDDADLK, encoded by the coding sequence ATGACAAAATTTGTTGCTCGTTCATGGCTGTTAGCCGCGAGCGTGACGGCAGCGCTGGCAACCGCGCCTGCGTTTGCTGCCAAAGATGTGGTGGTCGCCGTGGCGTCCAACTTCACCACGCTGGACCCGTATGACGCCAATGACACACTGTCTCAGGCGGTGGCGAAATCCTTCTATCAGGGGCTGTTCGGCCTTGATAAAGAGATGAAGCTGAAAAACGTGCTGGCCGAGAGCTATACCGTCTCCGACGACGGGCTGGTCTACACCATCAAACTGCGCAGCGGCGTCAAGTTCCAGGACGGGACCGATTTCAACGCCGAGGCGGTGAAGGTGAACCTCGATCGCGCCAGCGATAAAGAAAACAGCCTCAAGCGCTATAACCTGTATAAAAATATCGCCAGCACCGAAGCGGTCGATCCGACGACGGTGAAAATCACCCTGAAAGAGCCGTTCTCGGCGTTTATCAATATTCTGGCGCACCCGGCGACGGCGATGATCTCCCCGGATGCGCTGAAAAAATACGGCAAAGAGATCGGCTTCCACCCGGTCGGGACCGGGCCGTACGAGCTGGTGACCTGGAATCAGACCGATTTTGTGAAGGTGAAGAAATTCGCCGGTTACTGGCAGAAAGGCTTGCCGAAGCTGGACTCTATCACCTGGCGTCCGGTGGTCGATAACAACTCCCGCGCCGCAATGCTGCAAACCGGTGAAGCGCAGTTTGCGTTCCCGATCCCTTACGAGCAGGCTGCGATTCTGGAGAAAAACAGCAAGCTGGAGCTGGTCGCCAGCCCGTCGATCATGCAGCGCTACATCAGCATGAACGTCACGCAAAAGCCGTTTGATAATCCAAAAGTGCGCGAGGCGATCAACTACGCCATTAACCGTCAGGCGCTGGTGAAAGTGGCCTTTGCGGGCTACGCCACGCCGGCGACGGGTATCGTCCCGCCGTCGATTGCCTACGCGCAAACCTACAAGCCGTGGCCTTACGATCCGGCAAAAGCGCGCGAATTGCTGAAAGAGGCGGGCTTCCCGAACGGCTTTAGCACCACGCTCTGGTCTTCGCATAATCACAGTACCGCGCAGAAAGTGCTGCAGTTCACCCAGCAGCAACTGGCGCAGGTGGGCATCAAAGCCCAGCTGACGGCGATGGACGCAGGACAGCGTGCGGCTGAAGTCGAAGGCAAAGGGCAGAATGAGAGCGGCGTGAGAATGTTCTACACCGGCTGGACGGCTTCTACAGGTGAAGCCGACTGGGCGCTGTCGCCGCTGTTTGCTTCGCAGAACTGGCCACCGACGCTGTTCAACACCGCGTTTTACAGCAATCCGCAGGTGGATAAAGATCTGACTGACGCCCTGAAAACCACCAAAACCGACGAGAAAGAGCGTCTGTACAAGGATGCGCAGGATACCCTGTGGAAAGAGTCGCCGTGGGTACCGTTGGTGGTCGAAAAACTGGTTTCTGCCCATAACAAGGCGCTGACCGGGTTCTACATCATGCCGGATACGGGCTTCAGCTTCGATGACGCGGATTTGAAATAA
- a CDS encoding Molybdopterin biosynthesis protein MoeA: MDFTAGLMPLETALGQMLDRITPLKEHETLPLLRGFGRVLASDVVSPLNVPGFDNSAMDGYAVRLADIQAGNALPVAGKAFAGQPFLGEWPKGTCIRIMTGAPVPDGCDAVVMQEETEKTDAGVRFTASVKANQNIRRAGEDIAQGATVFAAGTKLTVAELPVLASLGIPDIDVARKVRVAVFSTGDELQLPGQPLQAGQIYDTNRLAVHLMLEQLGCEVINLGIIPDDPEKLRAAFIEADKSADVVISSGGVSVGEADYTKTILDELGEIGFWKLAIKPGKPFAFGKLEHSWFCGLPGNPVSAALTFYQLVQPLLAKLSGDTASVLPVRQRVRAATRLKKSPGRLDFQRGILARNANGELEVSTTGHQGSHIFSSFSQGNCFIVLERERGNVEAGEWVEVEAFNHLFGG, translated from the coding sequence ATGGATTTTACCGCCGGACTGATGCCGCTTGAAACGGCACTCGGACAGATGCTCGACAGAATCACCCCGCTGAAAGAGCATGAAACGCTGCCTTTGCTGCGCGGCTTTGGGCGCGTGCTGGCCAGTGACGTTGTCTCTCCGCTTAATGTGCCGGGGTTTGATAATTCGGCGATGGACGGTTACGCGGTGCGCCTTGCGGATATTCAGGCGGGAAATGCCTTACCGGTTGCCGGAAAAGCCTTCGCCGGCCAGCCCTTCCTGGGTGAGTGGCCGAAGGGTACCTGTATTCGCATCATGACCGGCGCACCGGTGCCTGACGGCTGCGACGCGGTGGTGATGCAAGAAGAGACCGAAAAAACCGACGCTGGCGTGCGCTTTACCGCCAGCGTCAAAGCGAACCAGAACATTCGCCGCGCCGGGGAAGATATCGCCCAGGGCGCGACCGTCTTCGCCGCCGGAACAAAACTGACCGTGGCGGAGCTGCCGGTGCTGGCGTCGCTCGGCATTCCTGACATCGACGTGGCGCGCAAAGTGCGCGTTGCGGTGTTCTCCACCGGCGATGAGCTACAGCTGCCGGGCCAGCCGTTGCAGGCGGGGCAAATCTACGACACCAACCGTCTGGCCGTGCATTTGATGCTGGAGCAACTGGGCTGCGAGGTGATTAACCTCGGTATTATTCCGGACGATCCGGAAAAACTGCGCGCGGCCTTTATCGAAGCGGATAAATCCGCCGACGTAGTGATCAGCTCCGGCGGCGTTTCCGTCGGCGAAGCGGATTACACCAAAACCATTCTCGACGAGCTGGGTGAAATCGGCTTCTGGAAACTGGCGATCAAACCAGGCAAACCTTTTGCCTTTGGCAAACTGGAACACAGCTGGTTCTGCGGCCTGCCGGGCAATCCGGTGTCGGCGGCACTGACGTTTTATCAGCTGGTGCAGCCGCTGCTGGCGAAACTCTCCGGTGACACGGCATCAGTCCTGCCCGTTCGTCAGCGCGTGCGTGCCGCGACAAGGCTGAAGAAATCGCCAGGGCGTCTGGATTTCCAGCGCGGCATTTTGGCACGTAATGCCAACGGCGAGCTGGAAGTGAGCACCACCGGACATCAGGGCTCGCATATCTTTAGCTCGTTCAGCCAGGGTAACTGCTTCATCGTGCTGGAGCGCGAGCGCGGGAATGTCGAAGCCGGTGAGTGGGTTGAGGTCGAAGCCTTTAACCATCTGTTCGGAGGCTAA